From one Mytilus edulis chromosome 1, xbMytEdul2.2, whole genome shotgun sequence genomic stretch:
- the LOC139524126 gene encoding microfibril-associated glycoprotein 4-like isoform X1 has product MFKWSVCVLLISFIALVIECNQECWSCSGVESSSECNHRIQCDDGEVCYMHNFVTESGAVEFDYGCGSSLACSNSGSSILGRRSEGHHVKCTLCCDTRLCNDKLNCTNSGQLPSRLPRECTDLQLSVSGVHTIYPYGQMQLPASVYCYVDSSFHTWTVIQRRINGSVNFYRDWQAYKTGFGQANDEYWLGNDNIHELTSDGNHELMVVMTDFSGVTKFAEYLSFHISSEANGYRLLVSKYDGTAGDSLSRQNGHQFTTFDRDNDGDKSNCAVLYQGAWWYDNCHKSNLNGVYYHGHHDEYATGIDWYTFHGYHYSMKTTMMMIRKY; this is encoded by the exons ATGT TTAAATGGTCTGTCTGTGTGCTTCTCATATCCTTTATAG CACTCGTGATAGAGTGTAACCAAGAATGTTGGTCCTGCAGTGGAGTTGAAAGCAGCAGCGAGTGTAATCATCGTATACAGTGTGATGATGGTGAG gTTTGCTATATGCACAACTTTGTAACGGAATCCGGTGCTGTAGAGTTTGATTACGGATGTGGCTCGTCACTG GCTTGTAGTAATTCTGGTAGTTCGATACTGGGGCGCCGTTCAGAAGGTCATCACGTTAAGTGCACACTTTGCTGCGATACCAGACTATGTAATGATAAATTGAATTGCACAAATTCTGGTCAATTAC CCTCAAGACTTCCACGAGAATGTACCGACTTACAGTTATCTGTAAGCGGCGTCCATACTATTTACCCATATGGACAGATGCAGCTTCCGGCATCTGTTTATTGTTACGTAGATTCAAGTTTTCATACTTGGACT GTTATTCAACGAAGAATTAATGGATCAGTCAATTTTTACAGAGATTGGCAAGCATACAAGACTGGATTTGGACAAGCTAACGACGAATATTGGTTAG GAAACGACAACATACATGAGCTAACATCAGACGGAAACCATGAATTGATGGTAGTGATGACAGATTTTAGTGGGGTAACAAAGTTTGCAGAATATCTCTCGTTCCATATATCTTCTGAGGCGAATGGTTATCGGCTATTGGTCAGTAAATATGATGGAACTGCAG gtGATTCTTTGTCCAGACAAAATGGGCACCAGTTCACTACTTTTGACAGAGATAATGATGGTGATAAAAGTAATTGCGCAGTGCTCTATCAAGGTGCATGGTGGTATGACAACTGCCACAAGTCAAATTTAAATGGAGTCTATTATCATGGTCATCATGATGAATATGCCACTGGGATAGATTGGTATACATTTCATGGGTATCATTACTCAATGAAAACTACCATGATGATGATTAGAAAATACTAA
- the LOC139524126 gene encoding microfibril-associated glycoprotein 4-like isoform X2, with product MFKWSVCVLLISFIALVIECNQECWSCSGVESSSECNHRIQCDDGEVCYMHNFVTESGAVEFDYGCGSSLACSNSGSSILGRRSEGHHVKCTLCCDTRLCNDKLNCTNSGQLPSRLPRECTDLQLSVSGVHTIYPYGQMQLPASVYCYVDSSFHTWTVIQRRINGSVNFYRDWQAYKTGFGQANDEYWLGNDNIHELTSDGNHELMVVMTDFSGVTKFAEYLSFHISSEANGYRLLVSKYDGTAGDSLTRQNGHQFTTFDRDNDSHGSNCAVLYKGAWWYDSCHLSNLNGVYYHGHHDQMNMPLG from the exons ATGT TTAAATGGTCTGTCTGTGTGCTTCTCATATCCTTTATAG CACTCGTGATAGAGTGTAACCAAGAATGTTGGTCCTGCAGTGGAGTTGAAAGCAGCAGCGAGTGTAATCATCGTATACAGTGTGATGATGGTGAG gTTTGCTATATGCACAACTTTGTAACGGAATCCGGTGCTGTAGAGTTTGATTACGGATGTGGCTCGTCACTG GCTTGTAGTAATTCTGGTAGTTCGATACTGGGGCGCCGTTCAGAAGGTCATCACGTTAAGTGCACACTTTGCTGCGATACCAGACTATGTAATGATAAATTGAATTGCACAAATTCTGGTCAATTAC CCTCAAGACTTCCACGAGAATGTACCGACTTACAGTTATCTGTAAGCGGCGTCCATACTATTTACCCATATGGACAGATGCAGCTTCCGGCATCTGTTTATTGTTACGTAGATTCAAGTTTTCATACTTGGACT GTTATTCAACGAAGAATTAATGGATCAGTCAATTTTTACAGAGATTGGCAAGCATACAAGACTGGATTTGGACAAGCTAACGACGAATATTGGTTAG GAAACGACAACATACATGAGCTAACATCAGACGGAAACCATGAATTGATGGTAGTGATGACAGATTTTAGTGGGGTAACAAAGTTTGCAGAATATCTCTCGTTCCATATATCTTCTGAGGCGAATGGTTATCGGCTATTGGTCAGTAAATATGATGGAACTGCAGGT GATTCGTTGACAAGACAGAATGGGCACCAGTTCACTACTTTTGACCGAGACAATGATAGTCATGGATCTAATTGCGCAGTACTTTATAAAGGTGCATGGTGGTATGACAGCTGCCATTTGTCAAATTTAAATGGAGTCTATTATCATGGCCATCATGATCAGATGAATATGCCACTGGGATAG